A stretch of Alligator mississippiensis isolate rAllMis1 chromosome 14, rAllMis1, whole genome shotgun sequence DNA encodes these proteins:
- the SGSM2 gene encoding small G protein signaling modulator 2 isoform X8, with translation MCKYYEREALLADPVCGPILASLLVGPCALEYTKLKTADHYWTDPSADELVQRHRIHGVHGRQDSPSKRPALGIRKRQSSGSTSEDRFAASAREYVESLHQNSRTHLLYGKNNVLVQPRDDMEAIPGYLSLHQSADNLTLKWTPNQLMNGTLGDSELEKSVYWDYALIVPFSQIVCIHCHQQPESGGTLVLVSQDGIQRPPLHFPQGGHLLAFLSCLENGLLPRGQLEPPLWSQQGKGKVFPKLRKRNINKSVDLDEMPEETATDYVFRIIYPGHKHENITINYHHLAASRSASVDDDEEEEDKLHAMLSMICSRNLTAPNRMKDPSDMIEMQGFSASLLSWQLEHCSQGSSCLSCSTGSSPYDLPTCCNCIHDRTPLKMLCESMKRQIVSRAFYGWLAYCRHLSTVRTHLSALVNHTIVPPDKPTSATGGLTKEVWSKYQKDKKNYKELELLRRVYYGGVQHEIRKEVWPFLLGHYKFGMTKKDMDRVDEDIALQYQKVMAEWKACEVIVKQREKESHYATLAKFSSGSSIDSHVQRLIHRDSTISNDVFISVDEMDSAERDLKGQDDPSLTVVNMDTPTAVAAVEQQSVEFDSPDSGLPSSRNYSVASGILSSIDDGQSICFEDGVEEETSMDLERTDVDTIHAQKAGLVAVEAQDSIPEEQLCSQLDYLTSGVDLAAVCAASYTIELLDTVALNLHRIDKDVQRCDRNYWYFTADNLEKLRNVMCSYVWEHLEVGYVQGMCDLLAPLMVILDSDQLAYSCFSHLMKRMSQNFPNGGAMDTHFANMRSLIQILDSELFELMHQNGDYTHFYFCYRWFLLDFKRELLYEDVFTVWEVIWAAKHISSEHFVLFIALALVEVYREIIRDNNMDFTDIIKFFNEMAEHHNAQEILKIARDLVYKVQTLIENK, from the exons ATGTG CAAATATTACGAGAGAGAAGCTCTATTGGCAGATCCTGTTTGTGGTCCAATCCTTGCTTCTCTTCTAG TTGGACCCTGCGCTCTCGAATATACCAAGCTGAAAACAGCCGACCACTACTGGACTGACCCCTCGGCCGATGAGCTGGTGCAGAGGCACCGCATTCATGGAGTACACGGCCGTCAGGACTCTCCCTCCAAACGCCCGGCGCTGGGA ATCCGGAAGCGGCAGTCCAGCGGTAGCACGTCTGAGGACCGGTTTGCTGCTTCGGCAAGGGAGTATGTGGAGTCTTTGCACCAGAACTCGAGGACACACCTGCTGTATGGGAAAAATAACGTCCTCGTTCAGCCA AGAGATGATATGGAGGCAATTCCTGGGTATCTCTCCCTGCATCAGTCAGCAGATAACTTGACTTTGAAATGGACCCCGAACCAGCTCATGAATGGGACCCTTGGGGATTCAGAACTTGAGAAAAG TGTTTACTGGGACTACGCCTTAATCGTGCCATTCAGTCAGATCGTCTGCATACACTGCCATCAGCAAC CAGAAAGTGGAGGGACATTAGTGTTGGTGAGTCAGGATGGGATTCAGAGACCTCCGCTCCATTTCCCGCAGGGAGGCCACCTCCTTGCTTTCCTCTCTTGCCTCGAAAATGGCCTTCTGCCCCGAGGGCAACTAGAGCCACCGCTTTGGTCCCAACAGGGCAAG GGTAAAGTGTTTCCAAAGCTCCGGAAAAGAAATATTAACAAGTCAGTGGATCTAGATGAAATGCCAGAGGAGACCGCTACAGACTACGTCTTCAGAATCATCTACCCAGGTCACAAGCATGAGAACA TAACTATTAACTACCACCACTTAGCTGCCAGCCGCTCTGCCTCTGtcgacgatgacgaggaggaggAAGATAAGCTACACGCAATGCTATCAATGATCTGCTCTCGGAACCTCACAGCTCCTAATAGGATGAAAG aCCCCAGCGACATGATAGAGATGCAGGGATTTAGTGCAAGCTTGTTGTCatggcagctggagcactgtAGCCAAGGTTCCTCGTGTCTCTCCTGTTCAACGGGCAGCTCTCCTTatgacctccccacctgctgcaacTGCATACACGACAG AACCCCGTTAAAGATGCTGTGTGAAAGCATGAAGAGACAAATTGTATCCAGAGCCTTCTATGGAT GGCTTGCCTACTGCCGTCATTTGTCTACAGTGCGAACACATCTGTCTGCTCTAGTGAACCACACCATCGTCCCACCCGACAAACCGACCAGCGCCACAGGAGGCCTGACAAAAGAGGTCTGGAGCAAATACCAGAAGGACAAGAAG AATTACAAGGAGTTGGAATTGCTGAGAAGAGTGTACTATGGTGGGGTGCAGCATGAGATCCGAAAGGAAGTGTGGCCCTTCTTACTAGGTCACTACAAATTTGGCATGACCAAGAAGGATATGGATCGG GTGGATGAAGACATTGCTCTCCAGTATCAGAAGGTCATGGCGGAGTGGAAAGCCTGCGAGGTGATAGTGAAGCAGCGAGAGAAGGAGTCACACTATGCCACCTTGGCTAAGTTTTCATCGGGCAGCAGCATCGACAGCCACGTCCAGCGACTGATCCACAGGGACTCCACCATCAGCAATGAC GTCTTCATCTCTGTAGATGAAATGGACTCAGCAGAGCGAGACTTAAAGGGCCAGGACGACCCTTCTTTGACTGTGGTGAACATGGACACACCAACAGCAGTTGCTGCAGTAGAGCAGCAGTCGGTAGAATTTGATTCTCCTGACTCTGGGCTGCCTTCTTCTCGGAACTACTCGGTAGCTTCAGGCATCCTCTCCAGCATCGATGACGGGCAGAGCATCTGCTTTGAAGATGGGGTAGAGGAAGAAACGAGCATGGACTTGGAAAGAACAGATGTGGACACAATCCATGCTCAGAAAGCCGGGTTGGTGGCTGTAGAGGCGCAGGATTCCATACCGGAGGAAcagctgtgctcccagctggATTATTTAACATCTGGAGTGGATCTTGCTGCTGTTTGTGCTGCGTCCTATACA ATAGAATTACTGGACACAGTTGCCTTAAATTTGCATAGAATTGATAAAGACGTCCAGAGGTGTGATCGGAACTACTGGTATTTTACTGCTGATAACCTGGAGAAGCTCCGAAATGTCATGTGCAG TTATGTTTGGGAGCACCTCGAGGTTGGCTACGTTCAAGGCATGTGCGATCTCCTGGCTCCTCTCATGGTCATACTTGACAGCG aTCAGCTGGCATACAGCTGCTTCAGCCACCTGATGAAGAGAATGAGCCAGAACTTCCCCAATGGTGGTGCTATGGACACACACTTTGCCAACATGCGATCCCTAATCCAG ATTTTGGACTCCGAGCTCTTTGAGCTGATGCACCAGAACGGAGACTACACTCACTTCTACTTCTGCTATCGCTGGTTCCTGCTTGATTTTAAGAGAG AATTGTTGTACGAGGATGTATTTACAGTGTGGGAAGTTATTTGGGCAGCAAAGCACATCTCTTCAGAACATTTTGTCCTTTTCATTGCCTTAGCACTGGTGGAGGTCTATCGAGAGATTATCCGTGATAACAACATGGACTTCACCGATATCATCAAGTTTTTTAATG AAATGGCCGAGCATCACAATGCCCAGGAAATCCTCAAGATCGCGAGAGACCTCGTCTACAAAGTGCAAACGCTGATAGAGAACAAGTGA
- the SGSM2 gene encoding small G protein signaling modulator 2 isoform X4 — translation MSCSEDAAKERLLWSVKKEVKQIMEEAVTRKFVHEDSSHIIALCGVVEACLLHMLKRRAAGFLRTDKVAALFTKVGKTYAIAGDICKKVQELQQQVESRKNQPTGQESLKRQNSTTSKSPVLTPQAIKHIWVRTALIEKVLDKIVQYIVDNCSKYYEREALLADPVCGPILASLLVGPCALEYTKLKTADHYWTDPSADELVQRHRIHGVHGRQDSPSKRPALGIRKRQSSGSTSEDRFAASAREYVESLHQNSRTHLLYGKNNVLVQPRDDMEAIPGYLSLHQSADNLTLKWTPNQLMNGTLGDSELEKSVYWDYALIVPFSQIVCIHCHQQPESGGTLVLVSQDGIQRPPLHFPQGGHLLAFLSCLENGLLPRGQLEPPLWSQQGKGKVFPKLRKRNINKSVDLDEMPEETATDYVFRIIYPGHKHENITINYHHLAASRSASVDDDEEEEDKLHAMLSMICSRNLTAPNRMKDPSDMIEMQGFSASLLSWQLEHCSQGSSCLSCSTGSSPYDLPTCCNCIHDRTPLKMLCESMKRQIVSRAFYGWLAYCRHLSTVRTHLSALVNHTIVPPDKPTSATGGLTKEVWSKYQKDKKNYKELELLRRVYYGGVQHEIRKEVWPFLLGHYKFGMTKKDMDRVDEDIALQYQKVMAEWKACEVIVKQREKESHYATLAKFSSGSSIDSHVQRLIHRDSTISNDVFISVDEMDSAERDLKGQDDPSLTVVNMDTPTAVAAVEQQSVEFDSPDSGLPSSRNYSVASGILSSIDDGQSICFEDGVEEETSMDLERTDVDTIHAQKAGLVAVEAQDSIPEEQLCSQLDYLTSGVDLAAVCAASYTIELLDTVALNLHRIDKDVQRCDRNYWYFTADNLEKLRNVMCSYVWEHLEVGYVQGMCDLLAPLMVILDSDQLAYSCFSHLMKRMSQNFPNGGAMDTHFANMRSLIQILDSELFELMHQNGDYTHFYFCYRWFLLDFKRALVEVYREIIRDNNMDFTDIIKFFNEMAEHHNAQEILKIARDLVYKVQTLIENK, via the exons GAAAAATCAGCCAACTGGCCAGGAGTCCCTCAAGAGGCAGAATTCAACCACAAGCAAATCGCCTGTCCTGACACCTCAGGCCATCAAACACATCTGGGTCCGGACGGCGCTGATCGAGAAAGTGCTGGACAAAATTGTGCAGTACATAGTGGACAACTGCAG CAAATATTACGAGAGAGAAGCTCTATTGGCAGATCCTGTTTGTGGTCCAATCCTTGCTTCTCTTCTAG TTGGACCCTGCGCTCTCGAATATACCAAGCTGAAAACAGCCGACCACTACTGGACTGACCCCTCGGCCGATGAGCTGGTGCAGAGGCACCGCATTCATGGAGTACACGGCCGTCAGGACTCTCCCTCCAAACGCCCGGCGCTGGGA ATCCGGAAGCGGCAGTCCAGCGGTAGCACGTCTGAGGACCGGTTTGCTGCTTCGGCAAGGGAGTATGTGGAGTCTTTGCACCAGAACTCGAGGACACACCTGCTGTATGGGAAAAATAACGTCCTCGTTCAGCCA AGAGATGATATGGAGGCAATTCCTGGGTATCTCTCCCTGCATCAGTCAGCAGATAACTTGACTTTGAAATGGACCCCGAACCAGCTCATGAATGGGACCCTTGGGGATTCAGAACTTGAGAAAAG TGTTTACTGGGACTACGCCTTAATCGTGCCATTCAGTCAGATCGTCTGCATACACTGCCATCAGCAAC CAGAAAGTGGAGGGACATTAGTGTTGGTGAGTCAGGATGGGATTCAGAGACCTCCGCTCCATTTCCCGCAGGGAGGCCACCTCCTTGCTTTCCTCTCTTGCCTCGAAAATGGCCTTCTGCCCCGAGGGCAACTAGAGCCACCGCTTTGGTCCCAACAGGGCAAG GGTAAAGTGTTTCCAAAGCTCCGGAAAAGAAATATTAACAAGTCAGTGGATCTAGATGAAATGCCAGAGGAGACCGCTACAGACTACGTCTTCAGAATCATCTACCCAGGTCACAAGCATGAGAACA TAACTATTAACTACCACCACTTAGCTGCCAGCCGCTCTGCCTCTGtcgacgatgacgaggaggaggAAGATAAGCTACACGCAATGCTATCAATGATCTGCTCTCGGAACCTCACAGCTCCTAATAGGATGAAAG aCCCCAGCGACATGATAGAGATGCAGGGATTTAGTGCAAGCTTGTTGTCatggcagctggagcactgtAGCCAAGGTTCCTCGTGTCTCTCCTGTTCAACGGGCAGCTCTCCTTatgacctccccacctgctgcaacTGCATACACGACAG AACCCCGTTAAAGATGCTGTGTGAAAGCATGAAGAGACAAATTGTATCCAGAGCCTTCTATGGAT GGCTTGCCTACTGCCGTCATTTGTCTACAGTGCGAACACATCTGTCTGCTCTAGTGAACCACACCATCGTCCCACCCGACAAACCGACCAGCGCCACAGGAGGCCTGACAAAAGAGGTCTGGAGCAAATACCAGAAGGACAAGAAG AATTACAAGGAGTTGGAATTGCTGAGAAGAGTGTACTATGGTGGGGTGCAGCATGAGATCCGAAAGGAAGTGTGGCCCTTCTTACTAGGTCACTACAAATTTGGCATGACCAAGAAGGATATGGATCGG GTGGATGAAGACATTGCTCTCCAGTATCAGAAGGTCATGGCGGAGTGGAAAGCCTGCGAGGTGATAGTGAAGCAGCGAGAGAAGGAGTCACACTATGCCACCTTGGCTAAGTTTTCATCGGGCAGCAGCATCGACAGCCACGTCCAGCGACTGATCCACAGGGACTCCACCATCAGCAATGAC GTCTTCATCTCTGTAGATGAAATGGACTCAGCAGAGCGAGACTTAAAGGGCCAGGACGACCCTTCTTTGACTGTGGTGAACATGGACACACCAACAGCAGTTGCTGCAGTAGAGCAGCAGTCGGTAGAATTTGATTCTCCTGACTCTGGGCTGCCTTCTTCTCGGAACTACTCGGTAGCTTCAGGCATCCTCTCCAGCATCGATGACGGGCAGAGCATCTGCTTTGAAGATGGGGTAGAGGAAGAAACGAGCATGGACTTGGAAAGAACAGATGTGGACACAATCCATGCTCAGAAAGCCGGGTTGGTGGCTGTAGAGGCGCAGGATTCCATACCGGAGGAAcagctgtgctcccagctggATTATTTAACATCTGGAGTGGATCTTGCTGCTGTTTGTGCTGCGTCCTATACA ATAGAATTACTGGACACAGTTGCCTTAAATTTGCATAGAATTGATAAAGACGTCCAGAGGTGTGATCGGAACTACTGGTATTTTACTGCTGATAACCTGGAGAAGCTCCGAAATGTCATGTGCAG TTATGTTTGGGAGCACCTCGAGGTTGGCTACGTTCAAGGCATGTGCGATCTCCTGGCTCCTCTCATGGTCATACTTGACAGCG aTCAGCTGGCATACAGCTGCTTCAGCCACCTGATGAAGAGAATGAGCCAGAACTTCCCCAATGGTGGTGCTATGGACACACACTTTGCCAACATGCGATCCCTAATCCAG ATTTTGGACTCCGAGCTCTTTGAGCTGATGCACCAGAACGGAGACTACACTCACTTCTACTTCTGCTATCGCTGGTTCCTGCTTGATTTTAAGAGAG CACTGGTGGAGGTCTATCGAGAGATTATCCGTGATAACAACATGGACTTCACCGATATCATCAAGTTTTTTAATG AAATGGCCGAGCATCACAATGCCCAGGAAATCCTCAAGATCGCGAGAGACCTCGTCTACAAAGTGCAAACGCTGATAGAGAACAAGTGA